In a single window of the Bufo bufo chromosome 5, aBufBuf1.1, whole genome shotgun sequence genome:
- the LOC121002360 gene encoding E3 SUMO-protein ligase ZBED1-like codes for MAEVEQKEREIKNAPSFLKANIWEHFGFYEKSRKHELDKSYAVCKICHTKIKYLGNTTNLRNHVSRFHPEMLKPTTTTTTKEMNPDQPRIDAMLQSTLPPNSEKVKRITKAVAAFIAKDLRPYSVVENSGFRYLLKTIEPRYKIPSRSHFTENVIPALYHETKAKIIASMSQASRVAITCDSWTSVTTESYVTITAHYVSKDWQILSHVLQTRAIYESHTGAHLAELLSHVVEEWQLSDKSVVLVTDNASNMIVAAQVGKFPHVKCFAHTLNLASQRALKVATLSRLLGRVRRISTFFHRSTRASHCLKEKQKCLGLKNHKLITDVATRWNSAYDMVERFLEQQPAVCATLLSPEVRRGESDLCTLNETDVSNAEDAVSALKPMKDATMLMSEERNPTVSLIAPINAQLLQSMTDTMGDTPMIHEIKNSIRTDLQKRYSSEAEKKILHTASALDPRFKGLPFILTDEERLEIFKGVTEEAASLEITSDESERTQEDHQVPRRKRTLEEEDSSPIEDNHSPPSPPKKARSLLVSLLGQSFTDTEGTIEPKKTPYGKAEEEMENYCKAPPLPLTEDPLNWWREHEVIFPLLSRLSKQYLCIPGTSVSAERVFSTAGDVVTAKRSALKPDHVDQLVFLQKNLHVPKC; via the exons ATGGCAGAAGTAGAACAAAAGGAACGAGAGATAAAAAATGCACCTAGCTTTTTAAAAGCAAACATCTGGGAACATTTTGGCTTTTATGAAAAAAGTAGGAAGCACGAATTGGACAAGTCATACGCTGTGTGTAAAATctgtcacacaaaaattaaatatctaGGGAATACTACTAATCTGAGAAACCACGTCAGCCGTTTTCACCCAGAAATGCTAAaacctaccaccaccaccaccaccaaggaAATGAACCCAGATCAGCCAAGAATTGATGCAATGTTACAGTCAACTTTGCCGCCCAACTCTGAAAAGGTAAAGAGAATAACAAAAGCTGTGGCAGCTTTCATAGCGAAGGACCTGCGCCCTTACTCTGTTGTGGAAAACAGTGGGTTTCGCTACCTTTTGAAGACGATAGAGCCGCGTTACAAGATCCCGTCACGAAGTCACTTTACAGAAAACGTCATACCTGCACTCTACCACGAAACCAAAGCTAagataattgcatcaatgagCCAAGCAAGTCGAGTCGCAATAACGTGTgattcctggacttcagtcacgaCAGAGTCTTATGTTACAATAACAGCACATTACGTTAGTAAGGACTGGCAGATTTTGTCGCATGTACTGCAAACGAGAGCCATTTATGAGTCTCACACGGGTGCTCATCTGGCAGAGCTACTTTCTCATGTTGTGGAAGAATGGCAGCTGTCCGATAAATCTGTAGTGCTTGTGACCGACAACGCGTCAAACATGATAGTTGCAGCTCAAGTTGGAAAATTCCCCCATGTGAAATGCTTCGCCCATACACTGAATCTTGCATCCCAGCGAGCGTTGAAAGTGGCCACTCTCTCTAGGCTTCTTGGCAGAGTACGTCGGATATCCACATTCTTTCACCGCAGCACTAGAGCAAGCCACTGTCTAAAAGAGAAACAGAAATGTCTTGGCCTGAAGAATCATAAGCTGATAACTGATGTGGCAACAAGATGGAACAGTGCATACGACATGGTCGAGAGGTTCTTGGAACAACAACCTGCAGTCTGTGCCACCTTGCTGTCTCCAGAAGTCAGAAGAGGAGAGTCCGATCTCTGCACTCTAAACGAAACAGATGTGTCAAATGCAGAGGACGCCGTGAGTGCATTAAAGCCAATGAAGGATGCAACCATGCTGATGTCAGAAGAGCGCAATCCAACAGTTTCTCTCATTGCCCCTATAAATGCACAACTTCTCCAGAGCATGACAGACACGATGGGAGACACACCCATGATCCATGAGATCAAGAATTCTATTAGAACAGATCTCCAGAAGAGGTACAGCAGTGAGGCCGAGAAGAAGATCCTTCATACAGCCTCTGCACTGGATCCTCGCTTTAAGGGACTGCCTTtcatcctcacagatgaagaaagATTGGAGATATTTAAAGGAGTCACTGAGGAAGCTGCATCCTTGGAG ATTACATCAGATGAGAGTGAGAGGACACAAGAGGATCATCAAGTGCCTAGAAGAAAACGAACTCTGGAAGAAGAGGACAGTTCACCCATCGAAGACAACCATTCTCCACCATCTCCTCCCAAAAAGGCCAGATCGCTGCTCGTGAGTTTGCTGGGACAgtctttcactgacactgaaggtACAATAGAACCCAAAAAGACCCCCTATGGCAAGGCTGAAGAGGAAATGGAAAACTATTGTAAAGCCCCACCTCTGCCTCTCACTGAGGACCCTTTGAACTGGTGGCGTGAGCATGAGGTCATATTTCCCCTCCTTTCTCGGCTGTCAAAGCAATACTTGTGTATCCCAGGTACAAGCGTGTCTGCAGAGCGGGTTTTCTCCACTGCAGGAGATGTGGTAACTGCAAAAAGAAGCGCCCTCAAACCA